From Chryseobacterium sp. H1D6B, a single genomic window includes:
- a CDS encoding class I SAM-dependent methyltransferase: MKSKQLIDRNIEVFYNKASEETRLDKGMGIFEFERIKSLIEKHIYSSSSKIIDIGGGTGKYSEWLANKGHQVHLVEPVSKHIKIAQNRAGKLKNKFSVHLGESKSLDFQNDFADLIILHGPLYHLQKEEDRELAIKEAKRVLKNDGIILGFAINYTASTLTGLLNGLIHKKTFFQMCKEELTTGIHNPPDDFPWLLAEAYYHRPEQLKEEFMKQELTYLNTYAVEGMAWLDKDYFANMLNDEKKKTLLALIQFTENDSYLLPFSPHMMIAVKKQTNYGK, translated from the coding sequence ATGAAAAGCAAGCAGTTAATAGACAGAAATATAGAAGTATTTTATAATAAAGCATCAGAAGAGACCAGACTCGATAAAGGAATGGGCATATTTGAATTTGAAAGAATTAAGTCACTCATAGAAAAACATATTTATTCATCATCTTCAAAAATAATCGATATTGGAGGTGGTACGGGTAAGTACTCGGAATGGCTTGCAAATAAAGGACATCAGGTTCATTTAGTGGAACCCGTTTCTAAACATATAAAAATTGCTCAAAACAGAGCTGGTAAATTAAAAAATAAATTTTCTGTTCACTTGGGCGAATCTAAAAGCTTAGATTTTCAAAATGATTTTGCAGACCTGATTATTTTACATGGACCTCTCTATCATCTACAAAAAGAAGAAGACAGAGAATTAGCTATTAAAGAGGCGAAACGGGTTCTAAAAAATGACGGAATCATTTTGGGATTTGCAATTAACTATACTGCATCAACCTTGACAGGACTTCTAAATGGTCTCATTCACAAAAAAACATTTTTCCAAATGTGCAAGGAGGAATTAACAACAGGAATTCATAATCCTCCGGATGATTTTCCCTGGCTTTTAGCTGAGGCATATTATCACAGACCTGAACAGCTAAAAGAAGAGTTTATGAAACAGGAATTAACCTATCTAAATACTTATGCAGTTGAAGGTATGGCTTGGTTGGACAAGGATTACTTTGCCAATATGTTAAATGACGAAAAGAAAAAAACACTGCTAGCACTTATACAATTCACAGAAAACGACAGTTATCTTTTACCATTCAGTCCACATATGATGATCGCAGTAAAAAAACAAACGAATTATGGAAAATAA
- a CDS encoding nuclear transport factor 2 family protein, translating into MKNQNPQFLIFFIFFFGLSTAQVKKAEIIQTKNKISNKGSAELFNKILKEDSLVFEAFNKCDTLSYRKHFKDYLEFYHDLGGLTVGIENEMKSIREMCSRGSNIRRELVVGSMEVYPLKNYGAVQIAVHRFYHRNQGQSEKLSGEYKFIHIWQLTDGVWKISRIISYGHDVMNND; encoded by the coding sequence ATGAAAAACCAAAATCCACAATTTCTAATATTCTTTATTTTTTTCTTTGGATTATCAACTGCACAAGTGAAGAAAGCAGAAATTATTCAGACTAAAAATAAAATTTCAAACAAAGGGTCAGCTGAACTTTTTAATAAAATTTTAAAAGAGGACAGTCTTGTTTTTGAAGCCTTTAATAAGTGTGATACTCTAAGTTATCGTAAGCACTTCAAAGATTACCTGGAATTCTATCATGATCTTGGCGGGTTGACTGTTGGCATAGAAAACGAAATGAAGTCGATACGTGAAATGTGCAGTCGGGGAAGCAATATCAGGAGAGAATTAGTTGTTGGGTCAATGGAAGTTTATCCTCTAAAGAATTATGGTGCGGTTCAAATTGCCGTGCATCGTTTTTATCATAGAAATCAAGGACAAAGCGAAAAGCTGAGTGGCGAATATAAATTCATCCATATTTGGCAATTAACAGACGGAGTGTGGAAAATTTCCAGGATCATCAGTTATGGGCATGATGTGATGAATAACGATTAG